Proteins encoded in a region of the Phoenix dactylifera cultivar Barhee BC4 chromosome 3, palm_55x_up_171113_PBpolish2nd_filt_p, whole genome shotgun sequence genome:
- the LOC103706233 gene encoding probable auxin efflux carrier component 1b, which yields MISAADLYHVLTAVVPLYVAMILAYGSVKWWRIFSPDQCSGINRFVALFAVPLLSFHFISTNNPYAMNYRFIAADSLQKLIVLTVLAIWAKASSRGCLEWTITLFSLATLPNTLVMGIPLLKGMYGSDSGSLMVQIVVLQCIIWYTLMLFLFEYRGAKLLITEQFPDTAGSIISFRVDSDIISLDGKEPLQTEAEVGEDGKLHVTVRKSTSSRSEIYSRRSHGLNSGVSITPRPSNLSNAEIYSLQSSRNPTPRGSSFNHTDFYSMVNGRNASGVSPRHSNFGNAGFDEESGGAAAAAVAAGFPKANGVAGGYPAPPGTGIFSPVGPKKKVAGGEGGKDLHMFVWSSSASPVSEGGIHVFRGGEFGNEHGGAAHPTDHHPKDAYDVYGRDDFSFQNRAGTQGMDSLQKDGPSLSKLGSNSTAELHPKSGADEEVKPTSMPPASVMTRLILIMVWRKLIRNPNTYSSLIGVIWSLVSFRWNIEMPAIIAHSISILSDAGLGMAMFSLGLFMALQPRIIACGNSVAAFAMAVRFVTGPAVMAAASIAVGLRGVLLHIGIVQAALPQGIVPFVFAKEYNVHPDILSTGVIFGMLIALPITLVYYILLGL from the exons ATGATCTCAGCTGCCGATCTCTACCACGTCCTCACGGCGGTAGTCCCGCTCTACGTCGCCATGATCCTGGCCTATGGCTCCGTCAAATGGTGGAGGATATTCAGCCCCGACCAGTGCTCCGGCATCAACCGCTTCGTCGCGCTCTTCGCCGTCCCCCTCCTCTCATTCCACTTCATCTCCACCAACAACCCATACGCCATGAACTACCGCTTCATCGCTGCCGACTCCCTCCAGAAGCTCATCGTCCTCACGGTCTTGGCCATTTGGGCCAAAGCCAGCTCCAGAGGCTGCTTGGAGTGGACTATAACACTCTTCTCGCTTGCCACGCTTCCAAACACCCTGGTGATGGGCATTCCCTTGTTGAAGGGAATGTATGGCTCGGATTCGGGGAGCCTCATGGTCCAAATCGTTGTCCTCCAATGCATAATTTGGTATACATTGATGCTCTTCTTGTTTGAGTACAGGGGAGCTAAGCTTCTGATCACCGAGCAGTTCCCCGACACGGCCGGCTCGATAATTTCCTTCCGGGTGGACTCCGACATCATCTCCCTCGACGGCAAGGAGCCGCTGCAGACCGAGGCCGAGGTTGGGGAGGATGGCAAGCTCCACGTCACGGTGAGGAAGTCGACGAGCTCGCGCTCGGAGATATACTCCCGGCGATCCCACGGGCTGAATTCCGGCGTCTCCATCACTCCCCGCCCGTCCAATTTATCCAATGCCGAGATATATTCCCTTCAGTCGTCGAGAAACCCGACGCCGAGGGGGTCTAGTTTCAATCACACCGATTTCTATTCGATGGTGAACGGGAGGAACGCTAGTGGTGTGAGCCCTAGGCATTCTAACTTCGGGAATGCGGGCTTCGACGAGGAGAGCggtggggcggcggcggcggcggtggcggcgggATTTCCGAAGGCGAATGGGGTGGCGGGCGGCTATCCGGCGCCGCCGGGCACCGGGATATTCTCTCCCGTGGGGCCGAAGAAGAAGGTGGCTGGGGGTGAGGGGGGGAAGGACTTGCACATGTTTGTCTGGAGCTCGAGCGCATCGCCGGTGTCGGAGGGAGGGATTCACGTGTTTAGAGGGGGGGAATTTGGAAATGAGCATGGGGGAGCAGCTCACCCGACCGATCACCACCCAAAAG ATGCCTATGATGTATACGGTCGCGATGACTTCAGCTTCCAGAACAGAGCTGGTACTCAGGGAATGGACTCTCTGCAGAAGGATGGGCCTAGTCTCTCGAAGCTCGGTTCCAATTCCACAGCTGAACTCCACCCAAAATCTGGGGCTGATGAGGAAGTCAAGCCGACTTCAATGCCTCCTGCCAGTGTGATGACCAGGCTTATTTTGATCATGGTCTGGCGAAAGCTGATTAGAAATCCAAACACCTACTCCAGCCTGATTGGTGTCATCTGGTCTCTAGTTTCTTTCAG GTGGAATATTGAAATGCCGGCAATTATCGCTCACTCAATCTCCATTCTATCCGATGCAGGGCTTGGAATGGCCATGTTCAGTCTTG GTTTATTTATGGCATTGCAACCAAGGATTATTGCCTGTGGCAATTCAGTTGCTGCATTTGCAATGGCTGTCAGATTTGTTACAGGACCTGCTGTCATGGCTGCGGCCTCAATTGCTGTTGGACTTAGAGGCGTTCTCTTACATATCGGCATCGTGCAG GCTGCTCTTCCTCAAGGAATTGTTCCATTTGTTTTTGCCAAGGAGTACAACGTGCATCCTGATATTCTTAGCACAGG GGTTATCTTTGGAATGCTGATTGCGCTCCCCATCACGCTGGTTTACTACATATTGCTGGGACTCTAA